In a genomic window of Labilithrix sp.:
- a CDS encoding TonB-dependent receptor has translation MIRCAVSLGLCLAVLARAGLARADVTVNGVRRAEPSAASHMDIEVGALADVPRRNAEQLLTLAPGVFLSNPSGEGHASTIFLRGFDAGEAQDIELKLEGIPINEPSNAHAHGYGDTHFIIPELVERLQVIEGPFDPRQGDFAVAGSMDYRLGLASRGVRAKAGYGSFHTRRLLALWGPAGTSRGTFAGVDFVEGDGFGPNRAHSATRFMGRYELALGHGYEAALLATSYVARFDAAGVIRQDDYEARRLSACAPAEEAQFFCLHDRNQGGGVGRHGAVLHVAKRSAESSFEQSLHVSLRDLRIRQNFTGFTVDVTPANDPQRGDGLEQSYHATTIGARGSYRRRHAALGRQHEVELGYFARHDVADSEARRLRFADGVPYRVDSDNALRITNLGAYAAGRFTPLERLVLRGGVRLETFAFGVTDENRPATDRSGARLTSENVEAFGLAVQPKLSADLALTRHVRLVTSFGIGTRSSDAQALSQGEFAPFARVRALESGVVAKAYEHGGFSLDARAIAYHTRVERDLLFDEVAGRNTSIGASNRFGALGAARLRSPLGLDLQSSLTYAEAYLPPAGASTFDLTAGVRLPYIPRWVGRVDASLHRSFVIAGRRFHGGVAAGLSYVGPRPLPFGQLGPAYGTVDAGLKLRHGMFEAGLDVTNLLDRRNKIAIYNYASSFRGPDAFPSRVTQQHFAAGPPRVAMATLTVWFDAEKGQEP, from the coding sequence ATGATCCGGTGCGCGGTCAGCCTCGGGCTCTGCCTCGCCGTCCTCGCGCGCGCAGGCCTCGCCCGCGCGGACGTCACCGTCAACGGCGTGCGACGGGCGGAGCCGAGCGCGGCGAGCCACATGGACATCGAGGTCGGCGCGCTCGCGGACGTGCCGCGGCGCAACGCGGAGCAGCTCCTCACCCTCGCGCCCGGCGTCTTCCTGTCGAACCCGTCCGGCGAGGGGCACGCCTCGACCATCTTCTTGCGCGGGTTCGACGCCGGCGAGGCGCAGGACATCGAGCTCAAGCTCGAAGGGATCCCGATCAACGAGCCCTCGAACGCGCACGCGCACGGCTACGGCGACACGCACTTCATCATCCCGGAGCTGGTCGAGCGGCTGCAGGTGATCGAGGGCCCGTTCGATCCACGGCAGGGCGACTTCGCCGTCGCGGGCAGCATGGACTACCGCCTCGGCCTCGCCTCGCGCGGCGTGAGGGCGAAGGCCGGCTACGGATCGTTCCACACGCGGCGGCTCCTCGCGCTGTGGGGGCCCGCGGGGACGTCGCGCGGCACCTTCGCCGGCGTCGACTTCGTCGAAGGAGACGGCTTCGGCCCCAACCGCGCGCACTCCGCGACGCGCTTCATGGGCCGCTACGAGCTCGCGCTCGGGCACGGCTACGAAGCGGCGCTCCTCGCGACGAGCTACGTCGCGCGCTTCGACGCGGCCGGCGTCATCCGCCAGGACGACTACGAGGCGCGGAGGCTCTCCGCCTGCGCGCCGGCGGAGGAGGCGCAGTTCTTCTGTCTCCACGATCGCAACCAGGGCGGCGGCGTCGGCCGGCACGGCGCGGTGCTGCACGTCGCGAAGAGGAGCGCCGAGAGCTCCTTCGAGCAGAGCCTCCACGTCTCGCTGCGCGATCTCCGCATCCGCCAGAACTTCACCGGCTTCACCGTCGACGTGACGCCGGCGAACGATCCGCAGCGCGGCGACGGCCTCGAGCAGAGCTACCACGCGACGACGATCGGGGCGCGCGGCTCCTACCGCCGTCGCCACGCGGCGCTCGGCCGGCAGCACGAGGTCGAGCTCGGGTACTTCGCGCGGCACGACGTCGCCGACTCCGAGGCGCGCCGCCTCCGCTTCGCCGACGGCGTGCCGTATCGCGTCGACTCGGACAACGCGCTCCGGATCACGAACCTCGGCGCCTACGCCGCCGGCCGCTTCACCCCGCTCGAGCGCCTCGTGCTCCGCGGCGGCGTCCGCCTCGAGACGTTCGCGTTCGGCGTGACGGACGAGAACCGCCCCGCGACGGATCGCTCCGGCGCGCGCCTCACCTCCGAGAACGTCGAGGCGTTCGGGCTCGCGGTGCAGCCGAAGCTCTCCGCCGACCTCGCGCTCACGCGTCACGTCCGCCTCGTGACGAGCTTCGGGATCGGCACCCGCTCGAGCGACGCGCAGGCGCTGTCGCAGGGCGAGTTCGCGCCCTTCGCGCGGGTCCGGGCGCTCGAGTCGGGCGTCGTCGCGAAGGCCTACGAGCACGGCGGCTTCAGCCTCGACGCGCGCGCGATCGCGTACCACACGCGCGTCGAGCGGGACCTCCTCTTCGACGAGGTGGCGGGGCGCAACACGTCGATCGGCGCCTCGAACCGCTTCGGCGCGCTCGGCGCAGCGCGGCTGCGATCGCCGCTCGGCCTCGACCTCCAGTCGAGCCTCACCTACGCCGAGGCGTACCTGCCGCCCGCGGGCGCCTCGACGTTCGACCTCACCGCGGGCGTGCGGCTCCCGTACATCCCGCGCTGGGTCGGGCGCGTCGACGCCTCGCTCCACCGCTCGTTCGTCATCGCCGGGCGTCGCTTCCACGGCGGCGTCGCCGCCGGCCTCTCCTACGTCGGGCCGCGTCCGCTGCCGTTCGGACAGCTCGGTCCGGCCTACGGCACCGTCGACGCGGGGCTCAAGCTCCGGCACGGCATGTTCGAGGCGGGACTCGACGTGACGAACCTCCTCGATCGCCGGAACAAGATCGCGATCTACAACTACGCCTCGAGCTTTCGGGGGCCCGACGCCTTTCCGTCGCGGGTGACGCAGCAACACTTCGCCGCCGGCCCGCCGCGCGTCGCGATGGCGACGCTCACGGTCTGGTTCGACGCGGAGAAAGGACAGGAGCCATGA